In one Umezawaea sp. Da 62-37 genomic region, the following are encoded:
- a CDS encoding diguanylate cyclase encodes MRDWPLWTLRWPALVYWLVIDFAALGVVAFVIAATPTPLPADIGRFAAIAGTAGAVIIGSSIYSHHLGETERNPWAAHLCYLTAGIIALPPNLLVLLLFGPALHGVLSQRPDSHRWIFTLCATALAVFATRFVYGWSDPSESVYMMVVGAAVLLVLRAGLIAVGLRLRKPDAPIGESVGEPIDAVLGVVAVSIGGLMGCVATAMAIHTLIAGPPMALLERAAQLPQWRRSAQRDAKTGLSNAVHWDSQARAELAKGRTATRAMAVMLMDLDHFKRVNDRLGHLAGDAALSAVALLLSTTTRRGDLVGRFGGEEFVVLLPEADPAVAEAVAQRMRHAVANLAVPTVATDGNQHTLTGITVSIGVATTDRFGYELPDLLVAADAALLTAKGYGRNLVEMA; translated from the coding sequence GTGCGCGACTGGCCTCTGTGGACGTTGCGCTGGCCCGCACTCGTCTACTGGCTCGTGATCGACTTCGCCGCCCTCGGCGTCGTCGCGTTCGTCATCGCGGCCACCCCGACCCCGCTGCCCGCCGACATCGGCCGGTTCGCCGCCATCGCGGGCACCGCGGGCGCGGTCATCATCGGCAGCTCCATCTACAGCCACCACCTCGGCGAGACCGAGCGCAACCCGTGGGCCGCGCACCTCTGCTACCTGACCGCGGGCATCATCGCGCTCCCGCCGAACCTGCTGGTCCTGCTCCTCTTCGGCCCCGCCCTGCACGGCGTCCTCTCCCAGCGCCCCGACTCCCACCGCTGGATCTTCACCCTCTGCGCGACCGCGCTCGCCGTGTTCGCCACCCGCTTCGTCTACGGCTGGAGCGACCCCTCCGAGAGCGTCTACATGATGGTCGTCGGCGCCGCGGTGCTGCTGGTGCTGCGCGCGGGCCTGATCGCCGTCGGCCTGCGCCTGCGCAAACCGGACGCGCCGATCGGGGAATCCGTCGGCGAACCGATCGACGCCGTCCTCGGCGTCGTCGCCGTCAGCATCGGCGGCCTGATGGGCTGCGTCGCCACCGCCATGGCCATCCACACCCTCATCGCGGGCCCGCCGATGGCACTGCTGGAGCGCGCCGCCCAACTCCCCCAGTGGCGCCGCTCCGCCCAGCGCGACGCCAAGACCGGCCTCTCCAACGCCGTCCACTGGGACAGCCAGGCCCGCGCCGAACTCGCGAAGGGCCGCACCGCGACCAGGGCCATGGCGGTCATGCTGATGGACCTCGACCACTTCAAGCGCGTCAACGACCGGCTCGGCCACCTCGCGGGCGACGCCGCCCTGTCCGCCGTCGCCCTCCTGCTCAGCACCACCACCCGCCGCGGCGACCTCGTCGGCCGCTTCGGCGGCGAGGAGTTCGTCGTCCTGCTCCCCGAAGCCGACCCCGCCGTCGCCGAAGCCGTCGCCCAGCGCATGCGCCACGCCGTGGCCAACCTCGCCGTCCCGACCGTGGCCACCGACGGCAACCAGCACACGCTCACCGGCATCACCGTCAGCATCGGCGTGGCCACCACCGACCGCTTCGGCTACGAGCTACCCGACCTGCTGGTCGCCGCCGACGCCGCCCTGCTCACCGCCAAGGGCTACGGCCGCAACCTGGTGGAGATGGCCTAG
- the macS gene encoding MacS family sensor histidine kinase, whose protein sequence is MHIKSDAEGPSVLEDPVAHLWRGTVALRLVTFLFALGNAAVHASGYERPWLAWTVIGVMAAWTVFTTRAYSRESGRQPWIVLADLVVSCALMSTSPLAMTDLQLLANVPLLTTIWACGPAVAAGALAGRYAGAIAGGVVGLCTYLNRGAMSVDLVRDVVLLSGAGFVVGMASSTARRSAVRLAQALRTEAATAERERLARSIHDGVLQVLARVRKRGMELGGEAAELAELAGEQEVALRSLVAASPVESTVDGESDLNPALQILATRKVQVSTPATQVMLPAVVALELTAVVREMLSNVDKHAGPGAGAWVLLEDLGGEVVVSVRDDGPGIPEGRVDDAEAEGRMGIAKSIRGRVALLGGTLELQTGPGEGTEWEVRVFRVGGVR, encoded by the coding sequence GTGCACATCAAGTCCGACGCCGAGGGGCCATCTGTGCTCGAAGACCCCGTCGCGCACCTGTGGCGGGGCACCGTCGCACTACGCTTGGTGACCTTCCTCTTCGCGCTGGGCAACGCGGCGGTGCACGCGAGCGGCTACGAGCGGCCGTGGCTGGCGTGGACGGTGATCGGCGTGATGGCCGCGTGGACCGTCTTCACCACCAGGGCGTACAGCCGGGAGTCCGGCAGGCAGCCGTGGATCGTGCTCGCCGACCTGGTCGTGTCGTGCGCCCTGATGTCGACGTCGCCGCTGGCCATGACGGACCTGCAACTGCTCGCGAACGTCCCGCTGCTCACGACCATCTGGGCGTGCGGCCCCGCGGTGGCGGCCGGTGCGCTGGCGGGCCGGTACGCGGGCGCGATCGCGGGCGGGGTCGTCGGGCTGTGCACGTACCTCAACCGCGGGGCGATGAGCGTCGACCTGGTGCGGGACGTCGTGCTGCTCTCGGGCGCCGGGTTCGTGGTCGGCATGGCGTCGTCCACGGCACGGCGGTCGGCGGTGCGGCTGGCGCAGGCGTTGCGGACCGAGGCGGCCACGGCGGAGCGCGAGCGGCTGGCCCGCTCGATCCACGACGGCGTGCTCCAGGTGCTCGCACGGGTGCGCAAGCGCGGGATGGAACTGGGTGGCGAGGCCGCCGAGCTGGCGGAGCTGGCCGGTGAGCAGGAGGTGGCGCTGCGGTCGCTGGTCGCCGCATCGCCGGTCGAGTCCACAGTGGACGGTGAGTCCGACCTGAACCCGGCCCTGCAGATCCTGGCCACCCGGAAGGTGCAGGTGTCCACGCCCGCCACGCAGGTGATGCTGCCCGCCGTGGTCGCGCTGGAGCTGACCGCGGTGGTGCGGGAGATGCTGTCCAACGTGGACAAGCACGCGGGGCCGGGCGCCGGGGCGTGGGTGCTGCTGGAGGATCTGGGCGGTGAGGTCGTCGTGAGCGTCCGCGACGACGGCCCCGGCATCCCCGAGGGCCGCGTCGACGACGCCGAGGCCGAGGGCCGGATGGGGATCGCGAAGTCGATCAGGGGACGGGTCGCGCTGCTCGGCGGCACGTTGGAGTTGCAGACCGGGCCCGGTGAGGGCACCGAGTGGGAAGTGCGCGTGTTCCGAGTAGGGGGAGTGCGGTGA
- a CDS encoding DUF1707 domain-containing protein, which yields MTDPKDYRVSDAEREHVIGLLQKAIGQGLITLDEFSSRTDVALVAKTRGELNAVLLDLPGMTHNEQAPKAVAHGDRVEIKSTMSTVNRKGRWAVPRELVVRNRMGSTELDFSEAEIPHAVVTVELDVTAGSVSILLPEGATVNTDDIQMSAGSITDKAGTGEGRPHFVLTGVVRAGSVQIKRVRMIRMGAYLVRMPGFRVTKA from the coding sequence ATGACCGATCCCAAGGACTACCGGGTGTCGGACGCCGAACGGGAGCACGTGATCGGCCTGCTCCAGAAGGCCATCGGCCAGGGCCTGATCACGTTGGACGAGTTCTCCTCGCGCACCGACGTCGCCCTGGTCGCGAAGACCAGGGGCGAGCTGAACGCGGTCCTCCTCGACCTGCCGGGGATGACGCACAACGAGCAGGCGCCGAAGGCCGTCGCGCACGGGGACCGCGTCGAGATCAAGAGCACCATGTCCACGGTCAACCGCAAGGGCCGGTGGGCCGTGCCGCGGGAACTGGTGGTGCGCAACCGGATGGGCTCGACCGAGCTCGACTTCAGCGAGGCCGAGATCCCGCACGCGGTGGTGACCGTCGAGCTGGACGTGACGGCCGGGTCGGTGTCGATCCTGCTGCCGGAGGGCGCCACCGTGAACACCGACGACATCCAGATGTCGGCGGGCAGCATCACCGACAAGGCGGGCACCGGCGAGGGCAGGCCGCACTTCGTGCTGACCGGTGTGGTGCGCGCGGGCTCGGTGCAGATCAAGAGGGTCCGGATGATCAGGATGGGCGCCTACCTGGTGCGCATGCCGGGGTTCAGGGTCACGAAGGCCTGA
- a CDS encoding glycine C-acetyltransferase: MFGAMKEDLLVGIEDIRAAGLYKAERVIGSPQSAEVRVGDGDEVLNFCANNYLGLADHPVLVDAAKDALDRWGFGMASVRFICGTQEPHKQLEARLSRFLGTEDTILYSSCFDANGGLFETLLGDQDAVISDELNHASIIDGVRLCKAKRYRYKNRDMDDLERQLKDSADARYRLIATDGVFSMDGYFAPLGEICDLADRYDALVMVDDSHAVGFIGPNGGGTPELFGVQDRVDVVTGTLGKALGGASGGYTSGRREIVEMLRQRSRPYLFSNSLAPSITAASIAALDLIGSSGDLHARLRENAALFRARMADEGFDLLPGEHAIIPVMIGDAAEASRMADLLLEQGVYVIGFSYPVVPHGKARIRTQMSAAHSTADVNRAVDAFVTARSRM; encoded by the coding sequence ATGTTCGGCGCGATGAAGGAAGACCTGCTCGTCGGGATCGAGGACATCAGGGCGGCGGGCCTGTACAAGGCCGAGCGGGTCATCGGCAGCCCGCAGAGCGCCGAGGTGCGGGTCGGCGACGGCGACGAGGTGCTCAACTTCTGCGCCAACAACTACCTCGGGTTGGCCGACCACCCGGTGCTGGTCGACGCCGCCAAGGACGCGCTCGACCGCTGGGGCTTCGGCATGGCGTCGGTGCGGTTCATCTGCGGCACGCAGGAACCGCACAAGCAGCTCGAAGCGCGGCTGTCGCGGTTCCTCGGCACCGAGGACACGATCCTCTACAGCTCCTGCTTCGACGCCAACGGCGGCCTGTTCGAGACGCTGCTGGGCGACCAGGACGCGGTGATCTCCGACGAGCTGAACCACGCGTCGATCATCGACGGCGTCCGGCTGTGCAAGGCGAAGCGGTACCGCTACAAGAACAGGGACATGGACGACCTGGAGCGCCAGCTCAAGGATTCCGCCGACGCCCGCTACCGGCTGATCGCGACCGACGGCGTGTTCTCGATGGACGGCTACTTCGCCCCGCTCGGCGAGATCTGCGACCTGGCCGACCGGTACGACGCGCTGGTCATGGTCGACGACTCGCACGCGGTCGGCTTCATCGGCCCGAACGGCGGCGGCACGCCCGAGCTGTTCGGCGTCCAGGACCGGGTCGACGTCGTGACGGGCACGCTGGGCAAGGCGCTCGGCGGGGCCAGCGGCGGTTACACCTCCGGCCGCCGCGAGATCGTCGAGATGCTCCGCCAGCGCTCCCGCCCGTACCTGTTCTCGAACTCGCTGGCCCCGTCGATCACCGCCGCGTCGATCGCCGCGCTGGACCTGATCGGCTCCTCCGGCGACCTGCACGCCAGGCTGCGGGAGAACGCGGCGCTGTTCCGGGCGCGGATGGCCGACGAGGGCTTCGACCTGCTGCCCGGCGAGCACGCGATCATCCCGGTGATGATCGGCGACGCCGCGGAGGCGAGCCGGATGGCCGACCTGCTGCTGGAGCAGGGCGTCTACGTGATCGGCTTCTCCTACCCGGTGGTGCCGCACGGCAAGGCCCGCATCCGCACCCAG
- a CDS encoding AI-2E family transporter, which yields MTAPEPEISNRVPRLLRVSAALSWRFVAVVAALYVVANVVSFLATIVIPVAIALLLAALLSPLVSQLVALKVPRGVASGLVLIGGIAVVGGVLTFVITEFSKGLPELQTQVSASLDTIRGWLKDGPLHLSDVQLQAYLDRMLNTIKENQSEITSGALTTAATVGELLTGVLLALFTLIFFLHDGDGIWRFVMRGVPGDVRPRADVAGRRGFASLVSYVRATAAVAVVDAVGVGIGLWAVGVPLIVPLSALVFLGAFIPIIGAVITGAVAVLIALVANGPVAALVVLAVLIGVMQLESHVLQPLLLGRAVKLHPLAVVLAITAGLVVGGIAGALLAVPLLAVLNSGIRSLLSDSDAGVSPSEVDVRSPQDSGPEDGSGDRVEDFDDDGGKPKG from the coding sequence GTGACTGCACCCGAGCCCGAGATCAGCAACCGCGTGCCGAGGCTGCTCCGGGTGAGCGCCGCACTGAGCTGGCGCTTCGTCGCCGTGGTCGCCGCGCTCTACGTGGTGGCCAACGTCGTGTCCTTCCTGGCCACCATCGTCATCCCGGTCGCGATCGCGCTGCTGCTCGCGGCACTGCTGTCACCGCTGGTCTCGCAGCTCGTGGCGCTGAAGGTGCCGCGCGGCGTGGCGTCCGGGCTCGTGCTGATCGGCGGCATCGCCGTGGTCGGCGGCGTCCTCACGTTCGTCATCACCGAGTTCTCCAAGGGCCTGCCGGAGTTGCAGACGCAGGTGTCCGCGAGCCTCGACACCATCCGCGGGTGGCTGAAGGACGGACCGCTGCACCTGAGCGACGTCCAGCTCCAGGCGTACCTGGACCGGATGCTGAACACCATCAAGGAGAACCAGTCCGAGATCACCTCGGGCGCGCTGACCACCGCGGCGACCGTCGGCGAGCTGCTGACCGGTGTGCTGCTGGCGCTGTTCACCCTCATCTTCTTCCTGCACGACGGCGACGGCATCTGGCGGTTCGTGATGCGCGGCGTGCCCGGCGACGTCCGCCCGCGCGCCGACGTCGCGGGCAGGCGCGGCTTCGCCTCGCTGGTCAGCTACGTGCGCGCGACCGCGGCCGTGGCCGTCGTGGACGCGGTCGGCGTCGGCATCGGCCTGTGGGCCGTCGGCGTGCCGCTGATCGTGCCGCTGTCCGCGCTGGTGTTCCTCGGCGCGTTCATCCCGATCATCGGCGCGGTGATCACCGGCGCGGTCGCCGTGCTGATCGCCCTGGTCGCGAACGGCCCGGTCGCCGCGCTCGTGGTGCTCGCGGTCCTGATCGGCGTGATGCAGCTGGAGAGCCACGTCCTCCAGCCCCTGCTCCTCGGCCGCGCGGTCAAGCTGCACCCGCTGGCCGTGGTGCTCGCCATCACGGCCGGACTGGTCGTCGGCGGCATCGCGGGCGCACTGCTCGCCGTGCCGCTGCTGGCCGTGCTGAACTCCGGAATCCGTTCGCTGCTCTCGGATTCCGACGCCGGGGTGAGCCCGTCGGAGGTGGACGTGCGATCGCCGCAGGACAGCGGGCCGGAGGACGGGTCGGGGGACCGGGTCGAGGACTTCGACGACGACGGCGGGAAGCCGAAGGGCTAG
- the tdh gene encoding L-threonine 3-dehydrogenase, which yields MKALVKVAAGPGLELVDVPDPLAGPGDVVVRVLRTGICGTDLHIDSWDDWAARNVKAPLVLGHEFVGEVVEIGVAVNGVRVGDLVSGEGHLVCGTCRNCKAGRRHLCANTRGLGVHVDGAFAQYAVLPQENAWVHRDKVDLDVAAIFDPFGNAVHTALSFPVIGEDVLITGAGPIGIMAAAVAKHAGARNVVITDVSEHRLDIARKVGVDLALNVATATIADAQVELGMSEGFDVGMEMSGKPVAMRDMIANMSHGGRIAMLGLPTEEFAVDWSSVVLKMLHIKGIYGREMFETWYSMSVLLQRGLDLTPVITHKFGYRDHAEAFATAREGKCGKVVLDWTEA from the coding sequence ATGAAGGCACTGGTCAAGGTGGCCGCAGGGCCGGGACTCGAACTGGTCGACGTCCCCGACCCCCTCGCGGGACCCGGCGACGTCGTCGTGCGGGTGCTCCGCACCGGCATCTGCGGCACCGATCTGCACATCGACTCGTGGGACGACTGGGCCGCGCGCAACGTCAAGGCGCCGCTCGTGCTCGGCCACGAGTTCGTCGGCGAGGTCGTGGAGATCGGCGTCGCCGTGAACGGGGTGCGGGTCGGCGACCTGGTCTCCGGCGAGGGGCACCTGGTCTGCGGCACGTGCCGCAACTGCAAGGCGGGCCGCAGGCACCTGTGCGCGAACACCCGCGGCCTCGGCGTGCACGTCGACGGCGCGTTCGCCCAGTACGCGGTGCTGCCGCAGGAGAACGCCTGGGTGCACCGCGACAAGGTGGACCTGGACGTGGCCGCGATCTTCGACCCGTTCGGCAACGCCGTGCACACCGCGCTGTCGTTCCCGGTCATCGGCGAGGACGTGCTGATCACCGGTGCGGGCCCGATCGGCATCATGGCCGCCGCCGTCGCCAAGCACGCGGGCGCGCGCAACGTCGTGATCACCGACGTCAGCGAGCACCGCCTGGACATCGCCCGCAAGGTCGGCGTGGACCTCGCGCTGAACGTCGCCACGGCCACGATCGCCGACGCGCAGGTCGAACTGGGCATGTCCGAGGGCTTCGACGTCGGCATGGAGATGTCCGGCAAGCCCGTCGCGATGCGGGACATGATCGCGAACATGTCCCACGGCGGCCGCATCGCGATGCTCGGCCTGCCCACGGAGGAGTTCGCGGTCGACTGGAGCAGCGTGGTGCTGAAGATGCTGCACATCAAGGGCATCTACGGTCGCGAGATGTTCGAGACCTGGTACTCGATGTCCGTGCTGCTCCAGCGCGGCCTCGACCTGACCCCGGTGATCACCCACAAGTTCGGCTACCGCGACCACGCCGAGGCGTTCGCGACAGCTCGTGAAGGCAAGTGCGGCAAGGTCGTGCTCGACTGGACGGAGGCCTGA
- a CDS encoding response regulator transcription factor, protein MTVSVMVVDDHPLWRDGVARDLAERGFKVVATASDAASAMRIARAVRPDVVLMDLNLGELSGVDATAMITGELPGTRVLVLSASGEHDDVLQAVKAGASGYLVKSASAEELVDAVNRTAVGDAVFTAGLAGLVLGEYRRMAANPDEADEPQLTERETEVLRLVAKGLTARQIATRLVISHRTVENHVQSTLRKLQLHNRVELARYAIEHGLDAEPEARP, encoded by the coding sequence GTGACGGTTTCGGTGATGGTGGTCGACGACCACCCGCTGTGGCGCGACGGCGTGGCGAGGGACTTGGCCGAACGCGGGTTCAAGGTGGTCGCGACCGCGAGCGACGCGGCGTCGGCGATGCGGATCGCCCGCGCGGTGCGGCCCGACGTGGTGCTGATGGACCTCAACCTCGGCGAGCTGTCCGGGGTCGACGCCACCGCGATGATCACCGGTGAGCTGCCGGGGACGCGGGTGCTCGTGCTGTCCGCCAGCGGCGAGCACGACGACGTGCTCCAGGCCGTGAAGGCGGGGGCGTCCGGGTACCTGGTGAAGTCCGCGTCCGCCGAGGAGCTGGTGGACGCGGTCAACCGGACGGCGGTCGGCGACGCGGTGTTCACCGCGGGTCTGGCCGGGCTGGTGCTCGGCGAGTACCGGCGGATGGCGGCGAACCCCGACGAGGCCGACGAGCCGCAGCTGACCGAGCGCGAGACCGAGGTGCTGCGACTTGTGGCGAAGGGCCTGACAGCGCGGCAGATCGCGACCAGACTGGTGATCTCGCACCGGACTGTGGAGAACCACGTGCAGTCCACGTTGCGGAAGCTCCAGCTGCACAACCGGGTCGAACTGGCCCGCTACGCGATCGAACACGGCCTCGACGCCGAACCGGAGGCTCGACCATGA